Within Aspergillus oryzae RIB40 DNA, chromosome 2, the genomic segment CGTATGGCTGTGACAGTAGTTCTTCCCGAGTGACTTGGACATTGTTGTTAATAGGCTGTtcgtccttcttcaggaGCTCTCCTTTCGAAGTGTTGAGCTTGTATCCGTTGCGATCGAACGGAATGTGGCTTCCGGTAACCATAATACTGCCCTTACCATGTTTCAGGGCATAGTAGGTCAATGCCGGCGTAGGGATAGCGCCTAGGTTGATGGGATGCATGCCTTCATCCTTCAACGCCTGCTCTACCGCTTGAGAGAGTCCTCCGCGACCCTCCTCAACATAGCTTGTGGAGCTGGGACGAAGGTCATACGCAAAATAAAAGTCATCGCCGCGCTTGATACCACCCTCCTGTTGGTCGAGGGACTGGAGATAGCGAATCTCAGCCAGTACATTAGTGTAAATTTCCAGCTGTGTCAAATCAACCACTTTGCCACGGCGGCCGCTGGTACCAAATTTCAGGGGCACCGGCTCATAAGTGAGGTGACAGCGAAGAGGATCGGAGGCGGAAGGAGAAGCCATTTTCTTCGTTCCTTCTATGTTTCTTGCTTACTTTCTCCTTATTTCACTGAAGGGCTATGACTATTAGCTTGGAAAGACCGGTAGGAGGGGTTCTTGACAAATTGATGAAATGTTGCTATATTTACGCTTGCGGGTATCACGTGGGACCCTCTGCTTTCAACCAGTGGCGTCCGAAAACGTGACCGACATTGAGGGACCGACGAGTGGTGATTGGTCGGGGTGGATTACGTTATCACCACTAACTCTTTCTCACATCTCGTGACCCCGCGCCTGCCACGTTGACAGTGCATGGATAGGGCTCAACTGGTTTACTATGGAAAATCATGTCGAGTTATTAATACAAGGTCCCACTGtagatcatcttcttcacagcTCATCAACATACTAACAGTGACCGTTTTGGTCATACATGCCTGCGAGGTACTGGCTACCGctctgtatatatatagcgCGGAGGGAAGGCCCGGCCCAGTAGCATGGATAATGTAAATCTCTGGTGTCTACGATGAAGAGCTCAGGATGCCGATTAATTGATCTCACTCGCAGGAAAATGAGCTGAAACACGTGTAGACCACATATTCCGCTCGAGAACAGCGGGAATACTACTGAAAGCCAAGGATAAGAACAAGCTCAGTGACGATGAACGAAATCTTCACGGAAACGAAGTGCACTTTCTCGGACGCCCATTCTTGATGCACTCGGCACATTTTCGTGCTGCACTTATTATATACCCGACTGTATTCAATTCTTAGTGCTCTATAATAAGGAATGTTTGACAGCAATTCCTACAGGAAACTTACTACACACATAACATGCATGCGATGGTGTTGGAAAATGTcaagaaatcaaaaataaaactaaTCCTATACTTGCAAAAATGGCGAAAGCACGAAAGACAGGTATGTTCATTCACCATAATtcaaaacgaagaaaaaacagaGTATTGATCCTAGGGCCAACTAGACACGATAGTCCAGACATACATGGACAACTACAGTGAGTGACCAAGACTTGTTAAGCTACTATAACAATAGTCCGCTGGTTACTTCCCAACCACGTGAGCCTTCGCTCGGGACATCATTATGACATTTGTCATTCAAAACCTTTTGATTAATGACCCCAGGGCatctctcctccacagccGCAATATACAATCATAGCATGATGGACCTCCCTATAAGTCAAGGGTTGACTTATGTTTTGAAGGGACAAAGGACATAAGGTATTCTGACGTGATAGCATCAGCGCAAGAGCATCCCAGACGAATGGACTACCGATCCCGCCGAAATTCAACTTGACCTGATATGGAAAGGCGAAAACAGTCAAGGACAGATAATGGCGAGGAGGTTCGGCTTATCAAACCCTCAGGTTGTCATGACCTCCAAGCGGGAAACGGGTACTCCTCAGTGTATGTTCCAGTCAGGCAAGCGATGCTACATTTGGAACGAGATGGATGACATGGTCTGGCAAATCACCAAGCCTGTAGGAGTGATGGCCATACTCCGCACCATGGTCACAAAGGGGGAGAAAGCTTTGAAAGTGAAGGAAGTTGAGCCAGCTGAGGATTacaacgatgaagatgacaatGAGTGAATGATTGCTCATTTAATTAGGTGGTAGATGGTAGCCACCGTGATAGCATTCAATACCACGTCCTTGGAGGCTTTGAGgtcctttcttctgtcgTACACCCATGTAACGCACTAAACCTTCATACACTCACAACGTTGTTTGTATGTGAGGTAGAATAACGATGACGAATACTAGGATGGCCATCAACGGTCAACTCAACCTCCAAGCTGCTTATACTTACACACTGAACCTGTCAAAAGTCTTCCCAGTGGAGAGGAATACGTCGCTACAGCACAGCGCCCAAGATAGCACATTCATCGTGCTTCCCACCAATCCGGGATGGCCATCAATACCTCCGGCAAGAGTATCGAGGTTTCGGCATTTAAGATACCGACAGAATGATGTGAATTCTTGGAGCGCAACTTCTATCTACCGTTTACAGCGGTGTACGGCCAATGGTGCTCTGTAATATGCAGTACGCCCGCTGCGTTTGTTGTCAAGAGGCGCCAGGGGAAGGTTCAAAGTTTTTCCTCGGGGCTAGTTCGGCGGGGCATAGGGCAAGCAAAGCTGCCACAGGGTCCTGGAGCCTTGTGCTCGACCGGGCCCTGTACTATATAATCTGTTCTGAGCCTTTAAAGCTTGctggatgaagaacaagctATGTGAGGAAATCAAGAGAGATCAGACTTGGAGCCTTGACCAGAAGCAAATGCAAGTGAAAGAGGAGCACAAGGTTAGAAGTATTGGAATCCTTTGAATTGGATCAGGCTTTAATATTACTATGGTTTCGTTGATACTCAACTCCTGTCGTCTATGGAAAGCCGTTTGGTCGATGTGCCGAGCCATATCCTCTCCGAGTCTTGCTAAGTTCTTTATACCTCTCGGCAAACTAGGGGAAGCTACTGAGCTGATTGAACCGGCAGGAAGCGCTAACACAAGTCTACGGACTGGCGATATGCAAATGGTATTTGAGAGCACCCCAATACGATGATAGACTGTCTGGACCAATTTGAGGAAACTTATGGGACCAAAGTTTAAATTGTCAGTGCTTATCCAAGCTCAAGATGTGCCAGATGATGCACATTGGCTTTTTGTTACTTATACGATAATGAGATTTGTCGATCTCAATCACACTTGACAGGGAACCTTGCTCACCGTCACCTACAGTAGAACCCGGAGGTCCACTGAGGGCCTTtactatattatataaaacATTGACGCTCGCTATCAAAGAGGATTACTACATTATACTCACCACAGCGATTCTCAATCCTTGCCATAAACATTGATATCGATATCGATATCCAACCAGTCCTTGAATAGgcacaagaagaagcgtaagaagaaagagaaaaaaaaagatacaGACTTGTTTGTTAAAAGGTTCTCGGTGCGCGCTAACAAGAAGGATTGGGCCAGTTTGGTCTTCACTGCAAAGCTAAGAGGTAAATAGATCCACGATATAACGAAGGTTGGCTCTGGGAGTTGATCCGAACCTGGAAAGGAGATATCAATCACTTTCTCCAAGGGTACGGGCCACAGGgtgcttctccttgatgaagatgagcgTCATGGGTTTAGGCAACAGAAGGGGCAGTGAGTCCGCTTGGTGTATTATTCTGCCTTTCCTGATTGGAATCCTTTTGTTACAATAATGGACAAATACTAAACGGCCTTTGCAAGTACTTATAAGGGCTTGTTGGGATCGGGTGAACGGAGTGAACTTCTACATTTGAAACCACCACCTCCCGTCTCGATGCCTGAACTTTTGCCACTATCTACTGGACAGGCAATCCGAGCCAATATTCTATTGAGAGGAGTGAGCTACAACGGGTGCACCATATTCCCTAGAATGATACCCGGGAGCTGTTGACGCAGAATACCAGCGGTTCTCCTCATTTCGGCCAACGCGACAGGTTTTGGCGGCGGATGAACGTCATCGGATATACATAGTAGTGGCCTTAAAGTGTATATTGTTGAATTTAGCTTACTGTGGGTTACTTTAATAAACAGAATTTCTTTGTCGCTGCCTGCTATGTTCAAGACTCCCCTACCCCAAATCCGTTTTTCGCAAATCGTCAATAAACCTAGAGATTTAACCTTTAAACACAGCCTGCATTATGCGACTGGAAAGATGACGGACTAAGATAAGCTGCATGAGACAGTTATTCTCAGGTCTAGGCTTTGTATAAAGGGATCCGGATTGTGGTGTTTCCCGAGGAAGATAAGAAACCGCATTAGGAAGGCAATTCCGGAACCGAGGGTCTAATAGGCCTGGATTGACGTGCCACGGAGCATACTTTATTCTGCATCTTGTACCTATTTGGAAAAGGCCTCAAATTTAGACTGCTTACCGGCCGCAATAGGCAGGTGACTCCCGGAAAAATATCTTGGAGGGAGTCTTCACGATGGAGCACCACGCAAGGCTGGGGATGATCCCAGATACATATCTGATACGTCGTTTGTGCGTCCAGTGGCGAAGGATGTTGTGTTTGCAACCTGTGAGTAATGCGATCAATTGTTTTATTCCCCAGATTGCTATGACCCCGGGTTCATCGAAAACCTGGGGTACTACCATAGCACTACGAGTATGGGTCCTGAAATAAAGATTCTGCTCCAGAAGAATTACAAGTTGGCATCTGACGTACATACTAGAACCGTATTAGCAAAGATTCCAATTCTAATTGTGTAAGGGTGTGCGGCAAATATCAGCAAATCACTATCTCGTATCAACGGTATCTGGCATCAGCCCCTATCATAGTCCACATTACCCCCAGATCCCCATTCAGATCCACTTTGCTCCATCGTGCTCTGTATACTTTGCCGTTCTTTCGTCTATTGTTCATTGGAGTACACATAGCATGTTCCCCGCAAACAATTCTGTGGCCGCTAGCCGTGGCCTTCCACACGTTCCACCACCCGCTCATATATGTAGGAACTGGCGCTCAATGGCGCTTATATGACTTTCTACCTTCCTTCTGagttttccattccttctagCCACTCTTAATTCACGTTACCCCGATTTCCGCAGCTTTCAGGTCTTTGGCCTCCGATTGAACCCCGTCAAACAAACCCAGAGAGAACCGACATATTAACCGATGCCTCGAGTAACGTCAAGCTCTCAGATTGTGGACATTTCTCCGTCAGGTAGTATCGTATCAGAATTGGAGGAGCAACGGAATGAAATGTCAGATGCAATTCACGCCGACGAAAAAAAGATAGAGCCTACACCAACCCGCCAGGATGCCTTTGGTGACGAGACGCATGCGGAGGTGAAGTATAAGGTCTTGAAATGGTGGTAAGAAGACGTGTGAGATTATAGAAATGAGTGAAGATGCTAATGGGCACGATGACTTCAGGCAATGTGGCCTGTTGATGGTTGCAGAGACTATATCCTTGGGCATCCTATCATTACCAGCGGCTATTGCGAACCTTGGCTTCGTCCCCGCAATAATTATCCTCATCTCATTAGGTCTCATAGCATCTTATACAGGCTACGTGATCGGGCAGTTTAAATGGAGATATCCTCACATCTCTAGCATGGCCGATGCCGGCGAAATGCTTATGGGTCCACTCGGCCGGGAACTGCTGTTTGTCGGCCAGATGCTCTTTCTGGTTTTCCTCATGGCAAGTCATATCCTGACTTTTACGGTCGCCATGAACACCCTTACCAACCACGGCACCTGCTCTATTGTCTTTGGTATAGTTGGGCTTATTGTTTCGCTCTTGATGTCGCTGTCGCGGACGTTGGCAAAGATGTCCTGGCTCTCATTGGCCTGTAAGTTCCATCCTTCTAGCAAACCATTACACCTACTGATCAGATACCAGCGTTTATAAGTATCTTCAGCGCGGTTATGATTGCTATGATCGCGATCGGCATTCAGAAACCAGGAGCTGTTACTACTGCTGTCAATCACCCGAGCCTGGTAACCGGAGTGACTTCGGCCTTGAATATCGCCCTATCCTATGGTGAGTCAAACTCAACACGGAATACAATGGACACAAAGTGGCCATTGGACCCAGCCACCAGAGGAAGTCAAGTCTGACCAAACATAGCGAGCCATAACGCATTCTTTAACATTATCGCCGAATTGAAAGACCCCAAAGACTTTCCAAAGGCGCTGTCACTCTTACAATGTATCGACATTTCCCTCTATCTCGTTTGTGGTGTTGTGATTTACCGCTATGCTGGCGAAGGTGTTGAATCTCCAGCACTTGGTTCAGCTGGCCCAATGGTTGGAAAGATTGCTTACGGCATTGCTTTGCCTACGGTAAGATCCATTAGCAAATGGTTGAGCTCTATTACGTATGGACCTCGCCAGCTAACAGTTTCAGATCCTGATTGCTGGTGTCATTAACGGCCATATCGCCTGCaaatctatatatacccGCGTATTTGCCGGAACCGATCGCATGCATAAGCGTGATTTCGTTGCTGTGGGCTCCTGGATTGGAATCGCTGTAGCACTATGGGTTGTTGCCTGGGTTATTGCTTCGGCCATTCCAGTCTTCAGTGACCTGCTCAGCTTGATGGTGTGTTTTCCCTGCTTGTAAAAAACGCGACCAGTTCTATACTGACCATAATCTCTAGACTGCCTTATTCGCTAGTTGGTTCAGTTTCGGTCTTCCGGGTGCCTTTTGGTTGTATATGAACAAGAACCTCTGGTTTTCGTCACCTAAGAAGATCCTCTTGACGCTATTTAATACATTGTGTATCTGCATCGGGGTTATAATGGTGAGTGCGATTAATTTATACCAGTGTCCTGTGACTTTTATCTCATTAACGATATTTAGTGTGGACTTGGTCTGTACAGCTCTGGCAAGGCTATTCATGACAATCCCAGTAGCCAAAGCTTTTCATGTGCGAACactgcctagtgctttctcttcctacTGTACCAGTATCCTTGGATCACTTTATTTCCGCATGATCCTTTTCGAGAACATGAGCGTTGAAAACTTTATGATATTTACGACTACGGGTGTACTGCTTCTTTCAGGGCAATGGGCGTCAGGTGTAACTAGACGTATGCAACCAAGGAACATCGTTAGTAAAATTGCCCTGCTTGTTCAAATTATACAATAATCAAGGTTTCAAGTTTGCCTCTGTTTACGTAGTATTTGAGACATAGTCAATATCCACCCATAGCGAAGACATGACAATCATGCACTACCACACTTGGGACGTCGAGGTGATCGGCCAGAAACTTATCCTAATGACCTCACCGAGAACCAGTGGCAAAGGATAGCATAGGTTCACTAGTAAGACAAGAACGGGTAGTAACAACAACGCCATAGAATGCTCTAGTGCGTAAGACATGGTCGGCCAGAAGCCGAGTACACCTACCGACATTCCTAAAGCCACGAGCGATCGGTTTCATACCCCCGCGGAGCCATTCGGCCCAATACTCGGGCTATTATGGGCACAATCGGCGACAAAAACCAATAGGAAAGCCCTTCCTCATATGCTATCGCGGCCTTCAGGAAGTCCTTGCCTGTTTCATATTCGCTCGGCAGTCCGTCTGCGACGCGGAAGTTGTACTGGTCTAACGCCTAACTGGTCAGCAGATAGGGAAGTAGCATTGTCACTCTATTCTTGTGTTCACCCCTGAAGACACTTTATTAAGGATGTTAATTCCCGGGCGCCCCTGTACGT encodes:
- a CDS encoding uncharacterized protein (predicted protein); translated protein: MARRFGLSNPQVVMTSKRETGTPQCMFQSGKRCYIWNEMDDMVWQITKPVGVMAILRTMVTKGEKALKVKEVEPAEDYNDEDDNDTPAAFVVKRRQGKVQSFSSGLVRRGIGQAKLPQGPGALCSTGPCTI
- a CDS encoding uncharacterized protein (predicted protein) gives rise to the protein MADAGEMLMGPLGRELLWAYCFALDVAVADVGKDVLALIGLVYKYLQRGYDCYDRDRHSETRSCYYCCQSPEPGNRSDFGLEYRPILCHQRKSSLTKHSEP